A single region of the Acidimicrobiales bacterium genome encodes:
- a CDS encoding WYL domain-containing protein, protein MSPAAPADQRLRRLLALVPWVAAQDGPTIEEVCSRFGCTEQELVDDLGLLFLCGVHPFTPDTLIDANVEDGRVWIRFADWFARPLRLTAAEGLALVAAGAALVAAPGTDPDGPLARGLAKVAAVLGVDPDDAVGVELGAAPPEVLTALQGASAACRKVEIEYYSFGRDAWTRRVVDPHQVYNSAGQWYVAAWCHAAAGDRIFRVDRMRSATVLDEGFDARPPAPSPPVFSPRPEDPIVAIEVPPAARWVAEEYPVESVEELAGGWRRVRLRVSERAWLERLVLRLGPDARVVEGGHDVRRRAARRVRARYNGRVDRP, encoded by the coding sequence GTGAGCCCGGCGGCGCCGGCCGACCAGCGCCTCCGCCGGCTGCTCGCCCTCGTCCCGTGGGTGGCCGCCCAGGACGGCCCCACCATCGAGGAGGTGTGCTCCCGGTTCGGCTGCACCGAGCAGGAGCTGGTCGACGACCTGGGCCTGCTGTTCCTGTGCGGGGTCCACCCCTTCACCCCGGACACCCTCATCGACGCCAACGTCGAGGACGGGCGGGTGTGGATCCGCTTCGCCGACTGGTTCGCCCGGCCTCTGCGCCTGACGGCGGCCGAGGGCCTGGCCCTGGTGGCCGCGGGCGCCGCCCTGGTCGCCGCGCCGGGCACCGATCCCGACGGCCCCCTCGCCCGCGGCCTCGCCAAGGTGGCTGCCGTGCTCGGCGTGGACCCCGACGATGCGGTCGGGGTGGAGCTGGGCGCCGCCCCGCCCGAGGTGCTCACCGCCCTTCAAGGCGCGTCCGCTGCGTGCCGAAAAGTGGAGATCGAGTACTACTCCTTCGGACGTGACGCCTGGACGCGCCGCGTCGTCGACCCCCACCAGGTCTACAACTCCGCCGGCCAGTGGTACGTGGCGGCGTGGTGCCACGCGGCCGCCGGTGACCGCATCTTCCGGGTCGACCGCATGCGCTCGGCCACCGTGCTCGACGAGGGGTTCGACGCCCGCCCCCCGGCGCCGTCGCCACCCGTCTTCTCGCCCCGGCCCGAGGACCCGATCGTCGCCATCGAGGTCCCGCCGGCCGCACGCTGGGTGGCCGAGGAGTACCCCGTCGAGTCCGTCGAGGAGCTCGCCGGCGGCTGGCGCCGCGTCCGCCTCCGGGTCAGCGAGCGGGCGTGGCTCGAGCGCCTCGTGCTCCGCCTGGGGCCCGACGCCCGGGTGGTGGAGGGCGGCCACGACGTGCGCCGGCGCGCCGCCCGTCGGGTACGGGCGCGGTACAACGGTAGGGTGGACCGGCCGTGA
- a CDS encoding WYL domain-containing protein, translating into MNRLERLLNLVAALLDANRPLSRAEISQRVPGYGGGESARRAFERDKDALRAMGIPLVIEPLPGDRADGGDGYRIPRDRYELPDPGLAPDELAALHLAASTVRLGAGGGPGSPGEAAVAIWKLGGATGGPDPAAPLAALPGSEHLAVLFSALGERRPVTFRYRGDERTVDPHRLSFANGHWYLIGHDHLRGERRNFRLDRLESAPEAGEAGAYERPAHAPPAGPPAPWRMGDEDEVEAVLVVDADQADWAVAKAGTEAVRERRPDGSVVLAMAVTNREAFRSFALGFLDHAEVLEPPELRAGMVDWLDRLAAAP; encoded by the coding sequence GTGAACCGGCTGGAGCGCCTGCTCAACCTGGTCGCCGCCCTCCTCGATGCGAACCGGCCGCTCTCGCGGGCCGAGATCTCCCAGCGGGTCCCCGGCTACGGCGGCGGCGAATCGGCGCGGCGGGCGTTCGAGCGCGACAAGGACGCCCTGCGGGCCATGGGCATCCCGCTCGTCATCGAGCCCCTCCCGGGCGACCGGGCCGACGGCGGCGACGGCTACCGCATCCCCCGCGACCGCTACGAGCTGCCCGACCCCGGTCTGGCACCCGACGAGCTGGCCGCCCTCCACCTGGCCGCCTCCACCGTCCGCCTCGGTGCCGGCGGCGGCCCCGGGTCGCCGGGCGAGGCCGCCGTCGCCATCTGGAAGCTGGGCGGCGCCACCGGTGGGCCCGACCCCGCGGCGCCGCTGGCCGCCCTCCCGGGCAGCGAGCACCTGGCCGTGCTCTTCTCGGCCCTCGGGGAGCGGCGCCCGGTGACCTTCCGGTACCGCGGCGACGAGCGCACCGTCGACCCCCACCGGCTCTCCTTCGCCAACGGGCACTGGTACCTCATCGGGCACGACCACCTCCGCGGGGAGCGCCGCAACTTCCGGCTCGACCGCCTCGAGTCGGCGCCCGAGGCGGGCGAGGCGGGCGCCTACGAGCGGCCCGCCCACGCCCCGCCGGCCGGCCCGCCGGCGCCGTGGCGGATGGGCGACGAGGACGAGGTGGAGGCCGTGCTCGTGGTGGACGCCGACCAGGCCGACTGGGCCGTGGCCAAGGCGGGGACGGAGGCGGTGCGCGAGCGCCGCCCCGACGGGTCGGTGGTCCTGGCCATGGCGGTCACCAACCGGGAGGCGTTCCGCTCGTTCGCCCTCGGGTTCCTCGACCACGCCGAGGTGCTGGAGCCGCCCGAGCTGCGGGCGGGCATGGTGGACTGGCTCGACCGCCTGGCGGCCGCCCCGTGA
- a CDS encoding DUF3866 family protein, whose amino-acid sequence MPSFSTRAVAALISEREGLQRVTLDDGRRAYVLTSLVGRVDVGDPVVVNTTAVDLGLGTGGWDVVHWNLARASFDAPGPGHVMKLRYTSLQADTGVAEEADSYRPGSLAGVPVVVCSVHSQLAAVAAAFAAGAPGRRLGYVMTDAAALPLALSDLVACLREKGLLALTVSAGQAFGGDHEAVNALSAMEVAVSAGADAVVAGPGPGGVGTGTGRGHGAVDAAVLVDLAGRAGACPIVAVRYSDADPRPRHRGVSHHTATALALAHEAARVAVPDGRPRPDVTGPPHEVVDVHVPDVLALLDGAGIEVTSMGRRAADDPGFHAYAAAAGALAASVASTR is encoded by the coding sequence GTGCCGAGCTTCTCCACCCGGGCCGTGGCGGCCCTGATCTCGGAGAGGGAGGGATTGCAGCGGGTCACGCTGGACGACGGGAGGCGGGCCTACGTCCTGACCTCGTTGGTGGGGCGCGTCGACGTGGGGGACCCCGTCGTGGTCAACACGACGGCGGTGGACCTGGGGTTGGGGACCGGCGGCTGGGACGTCGTGCACTGGAACCTGGCGCGGGCGTCGTTCGACGCCCCCGGGCCCGGGCACGTGATGAAGCTGCGGTACACCTCGCTCCAGGCGGACACCGGGGTGGCCGAGGAGGCCGACTCGTACCGGCCGGGGTCGCTCGCCGGTGTGCCCGTGGTCGTGTGCAGCGTCCACTCGCAGCTGGCCGCCGTCGCCGCCGCGTTCGCCGCCGGCGCGCCGGGCCGGCGGCTCGGGTACGTCATGACCGACGCCGCCGCCCTGCCCCTGGCCCTGTCCGACCTGGTGGCCTGCCTCCGGGAGAAGGGCCTGCTGGCCCTGACCGTGTCGGCCGGCCAGGCGTTCGGCGGCGACCACGAGGCGGTGAACGCCCTGTCGGCGATGGAGGTGGCGGTGTCGGCCGGAGCCGACGCCGTGGTGGCGGGGCCGGGCCCCGGCGGCGTCGGGACGGGCACCGGGCGCGGGCACGGCGCCGTCGACGCGGCGGTGCTGGTCGACCTGGCCGGGCGGGCGGGAGCGTGCCCGATCGTCGCCGTCCGCTACTCCGACGCCGACCCCCGGCCGCGTCACCGCGGCGTCAGCCACCACACGGCCACGGCGCTGGCCCTGGCCCACGAGGCGGCCCGGGTGGCGGTCCCCGACGGCCGCCCCCGGCCCGACGTGACCGGCCCGCCCCACGAGGTGGTCGACGTCCACGTCCCCGACGTGCTCGCCCTGCTGGACGGCGCCGGCATCGAGGTCACCAGCATGGGGCGCCGGGCCGCCGACGACCCCGGCTTCCACGCCTACGCGGCTGCCGCCGGGGCCCTGGCGGCGTCGGTAGCCTCGACGCGGTGA